Part of the Octopus bimaculoides isolate UCB-OBI-ISO-001 chromosome 18, ASM119413v2, whole genome shotgun sequence genome is shown below.
CAAATGCACTTTATTATCCTTGAAATATCTGtgcaataaaatcataatttccGTGTAATTTTTGGTGTAATGTCgttctgtttatattatttttgcatCACTCACTTTGACTGTTAGTCTGAAACTAATGACTGCAATAACAGTGAAATAAATACTGTAATGCATAtcttagcaatatatatatatatatatatataNNNNNNNNNNNNNNNNNNNNNNNNNNNNNNNNNNNNNNNNNNNNNNNNNNNNtatacatatatatcgttgttATGCTATTATGTTAATTGTTGAAGGTcgaaatttggccaaatgcgttttattcgatatttatttttgcttgcaatagtcaGTTCCTTCTGTCAGGCTATCGTATCTACAGAtgcttcagatgaaaattgtGAAAATGCAGTACAGCGGTTTAGTATTTTAAAAATCTCTAGTTGGCCATACGTAGCAACGTTTTCCCAAAACTCTCCACTTAAAATACCATACATCCATGGAGTCATGATTTTACGCCCTCCCAAATGTGTTATTGTTAACCTGAATCTGTTGctgatgtaaaaagaaatggaatattgAAAGTACGTTTCCTTTTTCTGACAACCAACGATATAGAATTGCGACAcctttgcataatagcaacgatatatatatatttatatacatgcatacacacacacacacacaaacacacacacacacacacacacacacacacacacacacacacacacacacacacacacacacacacacacatatatatatacagaaatccacaaacacatacgcacacatatatacacactctcacacacacgtatatttacatgtgtgcatctgtgcctTGATATATGTACGTGATTCTTAGCACATTCAAGCAgcgaaaaataatttcaaacgtCATTTCAATCACAATATAATACTTCACAATAGAGAACAAGtgaatagaaaatttttttatagtattttaattaaGCAAACACCTGTTTCCTGATATTTAACTTTAAATGACAAAGTTTTACTGTGTGGATAATACATCATCAGACATTCAGGGCTTCTAAACAGTAATTTCTATTATCTGCTAAGATGCTCCTTTATAAACTCGCCTTCAGAACATAGTGATACTTCGTGACGTGAGAATATAATACAAAAAGCGAAGAAAAACAGAATACTATCACACCTTTAGCCTACctaacaaaatagaaacaaatacaagTTTAATTGTTGTAAGAATGTCTTCTCAAGAAATTTCCGAAGAAACCTACTAAttccatttttgttcttttttcgaACTGTCCTGTCCATATATGTCCAATAGGCCTCACATCTGGTAACTAGCTTAGCCATGTAAGATTGTTAATGCCATTCTGGAATATGGACACATGTTTATATGGGTTTTTGTTTCCATCACACTCCAGTATCTAtgattgaccattgctccaaattgcgccgcagaccatcacagaatagctgccttgTTTCATCGTGGGCAGCAAAGTTTTCATGTCACTTCCTTCATCACAACATCTCCAGAACCACAGATAACCACtgtcagaaataacagcaaatctggactcatcggAGAATATGGTACTGTTCAAAAATGCTAACGGCCATTCCATCATTTCACTGACCCAATCTTTTCTCCAATTCTTATTGGATGTTTCAAGATGTGGGTTACTTCTTGCTACTCTACCATAGTAGCCAAGTTTATAGAGATaccagacagctgttctgggactgatatCAACTTGTTCTACTATGTCAAAGGCATTGCAGTGAGGATTATCCTCCAAAATCTACTTAACAAAgcaaagggtcctgtcagaggacACTGGTCGAAATTTGAACAGGTTCCAATTCTCCTTTTGtacgtggcatgattaaacagtcacacatAGAACCTGCAGCATAAAAAtgttcattaataaaaatatataaaacttttccaattaaaatagacataaaacaatgttttatggggtgCAAGGAATTTTCTAGTGAGCATTTCTGAAATAGAGGAACTGGGGCTCTACTACCTGTAGAGAAGATAGGCAGGGATCGTCGAGGTGTGGACATGAAAGTCTTCAAGAAGTGTCTAGACAGCAGATTCTTATCTGCAGAACCGGATGAACCCACAAGGTGGCAGAAAACACAAAGACGAACGGCATCCTCCAACTCGCTACTTCATCAGAAGCAATACTGAAAGAATCGCCGGATGCtgtaaaggcggtgcaccagcatggcttcAGCCGCTGGCTGAAACCCGTAAgatgtaaaagataatagataacagatatatatgtgcgtgcgtatgtgtatgtgtgagtaaatacctgtgtatgtatctgtgtgtgtgttaatatatgtgcatacgtgtatctgtgtgtatatgtatatctctgcatgtatatttgtataccttcttttctatgaatatatgtatatatctaaaaacTATCATATTGTAGTACTTGGTGACTATTATTTTGCCAATGAAAAACGGAccatatatttggtcttcatGTCAACATTATAACTATTATTCTAGTTTCAATGTCGACATTTTTTATTGGCACAGACTGTCACATGTTTAGCAACTATCTATTCCACGTTTATCCTCTCTTTCTACTTATTCCATTTTGGCATAAGTAGAACAAGGGGAAACACGCCGTCCAAAATGTATGCAAAAGAGCTTAAATGAAGAAACTAAGATATTACTAATAAACTGAAGTGAAGGCCACATACATAGCGCGTTTATTTAATTGGCAATATATGACCAAACACAAGTATAGCAATATCTGTTACAGCAGTCGATTTCACATCAAATGTCTTGcataacaaacacatatatgtaactaaCTATTACGATTTCATCTGTTATTGTTTATGCGTTGTTGGGCATCAGGAAACACACATCatcttaaattatatattcaggtaagaaatatattttccgtgaaattatgtaaaaaagaaaaaatagatccGTTTTGAAATCAGCAATTAAAAActtcgtatgtgtgtttgtgcgtgtgtgtactggTGTCGtctgatatacagatatacgtgcTATTgggatttttattatttatttccttctgtgTTTATAACAATATTACGACTTAAAACATGTAAGTctattatgttatttctttaaatagttttttttatataaacattagtATTCCTTATCTTGTGAAAATAGTTATATGTGACTATTTGTAGCGAGCTTATTATCTAGCATTTaatgatgtatgtctgtatgaatatacgtatgtatgtgtgtatgcatgcgtgtttgttcacatgtacatacatgaatcGGAATATGAATTTGTAGaaacgtgtatatgcatatttatatgtgtatagatgtgtatatgaacactgttatatatgtatatatgtatatgtatatatatatatttagctccaATCTACTCACCTGTATATGTGTCACTCTGAGTCAGGATAGCTTTCCAAACACAGGGAATATCGATCTTCTCTCCGAACCAGTGAGGTGGCATTATTCGAATAACATCATGATCACAGTACAAATTGCACTGGAACCGTAAATTAGAACAACGTCCGATGCTCTGTTTGATATGGCGAATTACACTACGATGTATTCTATGTTCATTTATCTTTGTATAATCAATGTTTTCCCGTAAATGTTTTCTAATCactgtttgtattattatatacatcatatattcatattaatacatGAATCCATAGCTTTCCCTAAATTTCAGAAAGCCCATTATCCACCTGGTGTTGTAATTTCCTCCCTTTTTTTTCCCTGTACGCAATCAATTGTTTAAGACCCGTTGTTGTCGCAGTGCTGGAAATAtgatcatattttaaaatattttttgttagtaTTGAATTATTATTCAATGAGATATTCGTGTAATACTGTTTAATATCAACCTATACTACATGTAatacaaaagaaggaaaatatatttctatttaattcgAAAGAGACAGTTATTAgttaaaaatcatataaaaatttgCATATCTCTAAGTCTTTTTAAATTTCCATTTCAGCAGCTGGCAgttagaataatgaaatattctatatgtatattcctttTCATCGttggtaaataattatttgtaattcttttGCATGTATTAACTGATttctcacaatatatatgtgtgtgtgtgtgtgtgtgtgtgtgtatgcgtgtctgtgtgagtttcagtgtgtgtgtgtttctgtgtgggtGACTGAGTGTGGATTGTTGCGTCTGTTGATGCCGCCACTCCGCGTAACACCCTGTGACCGTTCCCTTGCGAATCTGCAATTCAGCGGTTCGGAAGAAAGAACcgataatataaacattatgttCAAATCTATGTTCTGGTGTCGGTTTattgcagaaaatatttcaatgttgttCCCAAGCATCcaaagactgaaataaataaaacaaaaataaataaaaaaaagtttgataTTGTATATCACAACCGTCCTTCAATTTATAGGTGTTGCAATGTCAGAGTATTGCTACGACGCAGCCAAGGAATTTTGTACATCTGCTTTGGAAAAATATCCCGAACTTAAAGTCGATAAGTACTACTGCAAGTAAATACACTTTTATTACAACGATTAGTcttactaatatttatatatataaatgtataaattccgtatttatatattcatataaatgtattaatatttattttatgtatgtaaatataaatatcttcctatctgtctatctatttatctatctatctatctatctaggtcgtTAGTCAAatctatcgaccccagtgttctactAGTACTTTGCTTTGACCGGTGTATGAATAAAAAATTCGACTTGCGCAGTATTTCAAAACAGAACATACAGGTGGCGGCAAcaacactaagcattttctcttatacgctaagcattctgccaacTCCCGGCCTTAAATAATACCAGTCATTTAAACTGGAATTACTTGAAGTAACTCCATTGGGATCGATAAGTGAAGTTCCCCTGCGCACATAATGCACATAATTTACAGCTATGTTAAAAATATGCAGCAtagaaaataagtattttatgccataatatgaaagataaataattgttgattttatattgcagaattttgataatttatatgatataatattaccagatatgatttttaaaaaattctctttcccaatttgtttttgatatttagtCGCTTAAAACAGTTCGCGAGGTGTTTTAAAGGGACGTTCAAGGATTGTAATGACTACTTAAAGAGCATTTATAAGAATAATAACTGTGGTATGATATTTTCATTACTTCTCATAGTATTCGGATAAATAGTTAATCAACGATTTGAATTAAAAGAAATGAGTTTGTAATATCACAACGGATTCGATTTTCCATTGAATGAGTTTATTATCTGTCAAAAAATGAGAATTTACCTAGTTGTACTAATTATTTAATACCTGACATTCACTTAAACATAAGGATAATCACAACAATGTAATATTCGGCGACACTGAAATTCATTAATACGTTATTATACAGTAATTGCCATTTAAAAGTGTTCGTTCGTTAACTAGTTTAATTATAAGCAAAAAATGTGGGGACATGAAAGTTAATGTAACAAAGACTAGCGTTATGCATTTGGGGCTTGTAGACGCAGTTCTTGGAAAGCTAGTAAATGTGAGGAGTAAAAGTCAAACATTACCTGAACATCATAATTTCTATCTACCCTAGACAatgtaattgaaaaacaaaatgctgcTCCTTCGTCCAGTTTTCAGACATTACGCATCTTAGTATTGGTTCTAATATTATCTCTCTTGATGTGATAGCATGCCGTGTCAGCTGATCTTCATGTGATTCACGTaagaatattcataaatatataatggtttcaaattttatataggTTTTTGCATTCAAAACACACCAGACGTTTAGATTATAGTGTAAAACAGGGAACAATCTGAGAGAAACCACATGCATTAAATCATCATTGAGATATAcctataataaattataatctcAGTGTAATATTGCCTGATGTCAGTCACCTTTTATGGTTTTAATCATTGGTATCATTTAGTGCGAAACAAACGACTACAATGAATTgatattgtaatttatttctaCAATTTGAGAATGCCTATGTTAAGATACATATCGTATAATGTTTCTAAACGGCTGCACTGAGCTATCAACGACCCTCTATTGATAGTCTTGCAGGAGGTCAATAAATACTGGCTATAGTCATTCATGGATACATCACCTATGTACACTTCCACAGGCATATATGAGTCATGTTCTGTCCTGTTTGTTCTGTGTagttacaacacaaacacacagagattcTAGTAAGACATAAATGTTTAAAGTACACAGAATGTAGTTATGAGCTTCTAGCAATTTCATACATTGAAGATCTTATCTTGACAGCTATTTGCACACGCAGAGAAGGTTCGAAGAATTCTTCATGGCACCTGGCCTATGCATTCAAAATAACAATAGAACAAAATAAATCATGCGGAGATTGATATGAACGTGGGTTTTAAACCTGGAATGGTGACAAGAACGGACacgtaaatcaaaatcaaaataaaataagaataagatcTATGTCCTTTTGACTGTATAGAAGTAAGGCAAGGCGTTGTGTAATCAAACGGAGTTTAATAGCTACGATACAATTGCACAATCCCCAGAGCGTGGTGTTCTTCGACCCACCAAAAGAAACTTAACTTTATGCTTACGTTTATTGGAAATTTCTGATAAGGGATCCAAGAGCACAATGGTATTGTGAGATCTTTCATCAATGCATCACTTGAATTTATTCATGCGTTAATATACGACATGGATTTTTTCTGGAGGAGATCGGTGGATGGCATATTAACTTTCGAAATGACCTCCAGACAAATCCAGTCTACTAATTCTTTTCGCCCTATTGAACATTTCGGTGAAGGGGCTAGGTCGATTATGTCAATGCTATTGctcaataagtatatatattaagcCCAAACGGATGAAAAGCAACATACAGAAATTCCGTTAACATTTCGCTCGACATGGTAACAACTCTTACCACCATAatcataaaagaatattaatacgAGATTTCAACGatattatgttatgtatattctttaatatatgtgcacatatgttttACGCAATGTcaatatttttgtgttatttgtgtttatagatatacacgtacacactcactcactaataatacacacacacactcatgcacatgctcacaaacacacaggcataccGATATGTATTGTTTAGACACATTTTTGTCGATAAATAATTCCGTAAACAGGAAACGCATTTACGCTTGCAGACTCCATGCCAAGAGAAATGTCCGATGTAACATTGATGTCAGCATTATTGCCAGTTATATGCTATGGAAGATATTACTTGAGTTCAATTAAAGAATTTAACCTCTTTATTTCGTATACTTAGTGTGTTCTTTTACCAAAATTATAGATAGctaactgataatatatatatatatatatatatatatatatatgtatggaggtgtatatttatttcatttgcatgATATCTTTAAGGCAGATGTTTCAGCACATATTTAATCTTCTTGCAGATCAGACAACAAAAATGCCAGTCGAAGCTGTGATTATAATGGTTTGGattaataaatacttaaataaacCAACTGTGTTATATTTCCGTTATGATCGGATATGCAACGGCAGTCATGATtacatacatccaaatatatGCTGGTAGACATTGTGTCACTAGGATTGAATCCCGActtttatattaagaaaaaaaagttattattaaGGTCAATCACTCCGATGATTTCTGATGGATTTTTATCAACACAAATGATGCTATAAAAtagatgtctatatgtgtatctacatgttcatatatatgccaCGTACACGTATAGATACACAGACGAAAACAAACGCTGAgtcacacatccacatatatatgtgtatgtgtgtctatgtttaagtggtgtgtgtgtgtgtgtgtgtgtgtgtgtgtgtgtgtgtgtgcgcgtgtgtgtgtgtgtgtgtgtgtgtgtgcatatatatatatatatatatatatatNNNNNNNNNNNNNNNNNNNNNNNNNNNNNNNNNNNNNNNNNNNNNNNNNNNNNNNNNNNNNNNNNNNNNNNNNNNNNNNNNNNNNNNNNNNNNNNNNNNNNNNNNNNNNNNNNNNNNNNNNNNNNNNNNNNNNNNNNNNNNNNNNNNNNNNNNNNNNNNNNNNNNNNNNNNNNNNNNNNNNNNNNNNNNgagagagagagagagggaggggaaagtAAAGAAAACTCGTGctatatggttaaagaatatatttaaatcgttatgttaggaaaatgttataaaattttgtatacatttcttttcaaatttctcaaatttctttaccaaCATTCTATCATTTCTTCGCTGTGAAGTGAAGTATGAGAATTCCAAACAAGGGAATGTAATCAGGAATTTTTTTTCCGTATgagggagataataaaaaaatgttgggAATGTCTAGCTAATATggatttaacatgatttggtttagacAGAAATGTTATAAGTAGTtaagtttttctttatatttttctttcaatgaggTAAGTTTCCTTATTTACAATTTCTAGAAATGGTTAAGGTTTGGGTTATATTTTccaatgaagaaggtttccttatttaatctaacttgtgtcggtgttccaatggcacattgataaacTGGAAATATTCCAAATTATGGTAGCAGTTGCTGATATAGCTATGTCAGAGCTGACTTGAACATGTTAAATCACATCCCAAAAATTGGCAAGCAAGAAACAATGATGGTTTCATTTGATGTGATTAATTTTCATACAAGTATATCTGACAATTATGGGC
Proteins encoded:
- the LOC128249851 gene encoding uncharacterized protein LOC128249851, whose translation is MKYSICIFLFIVGVAMSEYCYDAAKEFCTSALEKYPELKVDKYYCNRLKQFARCFKGTFKDCNDYLKSIYKNNNCDQTTKMPVEAVIIMVWINKYLNKPTVLYFRYDRICNGSHDYIHPNICW